A genomic window from Lactobacillus sp. ESL0677 includes:
- a CDS encoding deaminase, producing the protein MRDRIPWKQYFMMQALVIAQRSTCDRALVGNVLVKDNRIIGTGYNGSVTGAPHCDDVGHQLVDGHCVRTIHSEMNSLIQCARNGVSTDNTEIYVTHFPCYNCAKSLVQAGVKKVNYYFDYHDSPLAIALFKDCGVPYEQIKIDRKYVEQLAHKLEDAEN; encoded by the coding sequence ATGCGTGATCGAATTCCGTGGAAACAATATTTTATGATGCAGGCCTTAGTGATTGCCCAGCGTTCAACGTGCGATCGGGCACTTGTTGGCAATGTGTTAGTTAAGGATAACCGCATTATTGGGACCGGCTATAATGGCTCTGTGACTGGCGCGCCACATTGCGATGATGTTGGCCACCAACTAGTTGACGGGCACTGCGTGCGGACAATCCATTCAGAGATGAATTCACTAATTCAATGTGCTAGAAATGGTGTCTCAACGGACAACACGGAAATCTACGTCACGCATTTTCCTTGTTATAATTGTGCTAAGTCCTTGGTTCAGGCTGGAGTTAAAAAAGTCAACTATTATTTTGATTATCATGATAGTCCACTGGCAATTGCACTATTCAAAGATTGTGGGGTTCCCTATGAGCAAATTAAAATTGACCGCAAGTATGTGGAACAATTGGCGCACAAACTGGAAGACGCTGAAAACTAA
- a CDS encoding ISLre2 family transposase — protein sequence MTSLLQDLQLLLDNLTTDTNKLLDCQLTFDDVLEAFMQELRHWGLKLIGSYLEQLDASYKQLPSRKKQYEVKAMRTCIKQTLYGQLTFKRTYYQDKQDQHYFFWLDQALAFTKYSRMTLGFKAAVLENVAKYHYQAAIDLLKYSEIHSKTTVMNIVHREGPLLPNQPDQVQARNKQIVYLEADEDHVAFQDGSNHFMKLVYLHEGYDDSQKRHHLIKPKYFTGTYAGAANEQLWDEVLCYLEANYPQAKQFYLAGDGAPWIKAGAKYLPNCKFVLDRFHLLKYCRQAAVNTKAAAAYRLYHWALTGQRDKVELYFETRFSDPDLTSTQIAALNQAKTYLLGNWQAILNTQEAAYQRCTAEGHISHYLSERLSSRPMGWSKVGAESVARSIIFQLNGGDISQYLLNEQRKAAKEQRIRQVDHRFKAKNRPYYEHFQADFGETAKTHYWNQGIINGGQIFDLPEQII from the coding sequence ATGACTAGTTTACTACAAGATTTACAGCTTTTGTTAGATAATTTAACTACTGATACTAATAAGTTGCTGGACTGTCAGCTTACTTTCGATGATGTCTTAGAAGCATTCATGCAGGAATTGCGCCATTGGGGTTTAAAGCTAATTGGTTCTTATCTTGAGCAGCTTGATGCTAGTTATAAGCAGTTGCCTAGTCGCAAAAAGCAGTATGAAGTTAAAGCCATGCGTACATGTATTAAGCAGACTTTGTATGGGCAATTAACTTTTAAGCGTACTTATTACCAAGATAAACAAGACCAACATTATTTCTTTTGGCTTGATCAAGCCTTAGCTTTCACCAAGTATAGCCGGATGACCTTAGGCTTTAAGGCGGCTGTTTTAGAAAACGTAGCTAAATATCATTATCAGGCAGCCATTGATTTGCTTAAATACAGTGAAATCCATTCTAAAACAACAGTTATGAACATTGTTCATCGTGAGGGCCCACTACTGCCTAATCAGCCTGATCAGGTGCAAGCACGAAATAAGCAAATTGTTTATTTAGAGGCTGATGAAGATCATGTTGCTTTTCAAGATGGCAGTAACCATTTTATGAAGTTAGTGTACTTACACGAAGGTTATGATGACAGTCAAAAACGCCATCACTTAATTAAGCCTAAATATTTTACTGGTACTTATGCTGGCGCGGCTAATGAACAGCTGTGGGACGAGGTGCTATGTTATTTAGAAGCCAATTATCCGCAAGCTAAGCAGTTTTATCTTGCTGGTGATGGCGCGCCTTGGATTAAGGCGGGCGCTAAATATTTACCTAACTGTAAGTTTGTCTTGGATCGCTTTCATTTGTTAAAGTATTGCCGTCAAGCCGCTGTTAATACTAAGGCAGCTGCTGCTTATCGCTTATATCATTGGGCTTTAACCGGTCAGCGGGACAAAGTAGAATTATACTTTGAAACTCGCTTTAGTGATCCCGACTTAACATCAACGCAAATTGCCGCTCTTAACCAAGCTAAAACTTATCTATTAGGTAATTGGCAGGCAATTTTAAATACGCAAGAAGCAGCTTATCAGCGTTGCACCGCTGAAGGCCACATCAGTCATTATTTGTCAGAGCGGCTGAGTTCAAGACCAATGGGCTGGAGTAAGGTAGGAGCTGAAAGTGTAGCCAGAAGCATTATCTTCCAGTTAAATGGCGGCGATATTAGCCAATATTTGCTTAACGAGCAACGAAAAGCTGCTAAAGAGCAAAGAATTAGACAAGTAGACCATCGTTTTAAGGCAAAGAACAGACCGTATTATGAGCATTTTCAAGCAGACTTTGGCGAAACGGCCAAGACACATTATTGGAATCAAGGGATCATTAATGGTGGGCAGATATTTGATTTACCCGAGCAAATAATTTAA
- the greA gene encoding transcription elongation factor GreA produces the protein MVYYQKMTPEGYQKIKNEIADLKKDRPRRIKILQEARSLGDLSENTEYTEAKRDLGHLQSRLRYLDKQLKYAEIVEKTNDGKVDLGKTVTLKFAGDAETEEYRIVGRMEANLDEGKIAFDSPLGQAIMKQPVETTVTVAAPAGEYQVTIMAIK, from the coding sequence GTGGTTTATTATCAAAAAATGACACCGGAAGGCTACCAAAAAATTAAGAATGAAATTGCAGATCTAAAAAAGGATCGCCCCCGCAGAATTAAGATTTTGCAGGAGGCACGCAGTCTAGGTGATTTATCAGAAAACACTGAATACACAGAGGCTAAACGCGACTTGGGACACTTGCAAAGCAGGTTGCGTTACTTGGATAAGCAATTAAAGTATGCCGAAATTGTGGAAAAGACTAACGATGGCAAGGTTGACTTAGGAAAAACAGTGACATTAAAGTTTGCTGGTGATGCTGAAACCGAAGAATACCGCATTGTTGGTCGCATGGAAGCTAATTTAGACGAGGGTAAAATAGCATTTGACTCGCCACTAGGTCAGGCAATTATGAAGCAGCCGGTAGAAACAACGGTAACTGTGGCAGCTCCGGCAGGGGAATACCAAGTAACAATTATGGCTATTAAATAA
- a CDS encoding C1 family peptidase, giving the protein MGHKLTVQELEKFADNFNENPKNQVVARAAQKSGVQMASYNERVQGELTRVFSTELDTENVTNQRQSGRCWEFATLNILRHNFGKKYHVKNFTFSQSYNFFWDKIERANIFYDNILATADEPLDSRTVKAYLNDAGEDGGQFHMAAALIEKYGVVPTYAMPESFNTNNTNAFAKALGDKMRKDALVLRNLKQAGKDEEIEEKRQKFLSEVYQMTAIAVGEPPKKFDLEYRDDDKKYHLDRDLTPLEFLHKYMGDVDFDDYVVLTNAPDHEYGKLYGLPFEDNVEGSYRIKFLNVPMEYLEQASVAQLKDGEAVWFGNDVGEQSDRKQGYLDTNLYQLDDLFGIDSKMSKADQLRTGAAASTHAMTLVGVDEDNGHIRQWKVENSWGEKNGDKGFFVMTNDWFKQYTYEVVVHKKYLTPEQVTLAEGPITDLPVWDSLA; this is encoded by the coding sequence ATGGGACACAAATTAACTGTGCAAGAACTCGAAAAGTTCGCTGACAACTTTAACGAGAATCCGAAAAACCAAGTCGTTGCTCGCGCTGCTCAAAAGAGCGGTGTTCAAATGGCTTCATATAATGAACGCGTACAAGGTGAATTAACCCGGGTCTTTTCAACAGAATTAGATACGGAAAACGTCACTAATCAGCGCCAATCTGGTCGTTGTTGGGAATTTGCGACGCTAAATATTTTGCGTCACAACTTTGGTAAAAAATATCACGTTAAGAATTTTACCTTCTCACAAAGTTACAACTTTTTCTGGGATAAAATTGAGCGCGCCAATATTTTTTACGACAACATTTTAGCCACTGCAGATGAGCCACTCGACTCACGGACTGTTAAGGCTTATTTAAATGATGCCGGCGAAGATGGCGGTCAATTCCACATGGCTGCAGCATTAATTGAAAAATATGGTGTAGTGCCAACATACGCAATGCCCGAAAGTTTCAACACCAACAACACAAATGCCTTTGCTAAAGCCTTGGGTGACAAGATGCGTAAGGACGCCCTAGTATTGCGCAACTTAAAGCAAGCTGGCAAGGATGAAGAAATTGAAGAAAAACGGCAAAAATTCTTAAGCGAAGTTTACCAAATGACAGCAATCGCTGTTGGTGAACCACCTAAGAAATTTGACTTGGAATACCGTGATGACGATAAAAAATATCACTTGGATAGGGACTTAACGCCGCTTGAATTTTTACATAAATATATGGGTGACGTTGACTTTGATGACTATGTTGTCTTAACTAATGCTCCTGACCACGAATACGGCAAACTATACGGCTTACCATTTGAAGATAACGTTGAGGGTTCTTACCGGATTAAGTTCCTGAATGTTCCAATGGAATATCTTGAACAAGCTTCTGTTGCCCAATTAAAAGATGGCGAAGCTGTTTGGTTTGGTAATGATGTTGGCGAGCAAAGCGACCGTAAGCAAGGCTACCTTGATACTAACTTGTACCAATTGGACGACTTGTTTGGCATTGATTCCAAGATGTCTAAGGCTGACCAACTGCGCACTGGTGCTGCTGCCTCAACACATGCCATGACATTGGTTGGTGTTGATGAGGATAACGGCCACATTCGCCAATGGAAAGTTGAAAATTCTTGGGGTGAAAAGAACGGCGACAAAGGGTTCTTTGTAATGACTAATGACTGGTTTAAACAATATACTTATGAAGTTGTCGTTCACAAAAAGTACCTAACACCAGAGCAAGTTACTTTAGCTGAAGGGCCAATCACTGACCTACCAGTTTGGGATTCTTTAGCCTAA
- a CDS encoding CPBP family intramembrane glutamic endopeptidase, with product MNTPASREGNLFRYIVYFIGYLMAAGTVKLVTINSPIRIWDLILFALISLMVLLFFIYRFNREQRFFDRSLSGSWLANFGMTIGLTLVVTMLRIVVSWLQAYGKVKLYGFQTMYLRHESVAMYWFLVVALGIVLPILQEFLITGFLFNYAFRHNTMLTAILGIATSGILFSALNWQTTVPLLVINAIFGALFAWSYLYTQTLWMPIYLAVVNGIILMVMI from the coding sequence GTGAATACACCAGCATCAAGAGAGGGCAACTTATTCCGCTATATTGTTTACTTCATCGGCTATTTAATGGCTGCTGGCACGGTTAAGTTAGTTACTATAAATTCACCAATTCGTATTTGGGATTTAATTTTATTTGCATTAATTTCTCTAATGGTTTTGCTGTTTTTCATTTATCGTTTCAATCGTGAGCAACGCTTTTTTGACCGCAGTCTGTCGGGATCGTGGCTTGCCAATTTTGGCATGACTATTGGTCTAACCTTAGTAGTAACGATGTTGCGCATTGTTGTTTCCTGGTTGCAGGCTTATGGTAAGGTTAAGCTGTATGGCTTTCAAACAATGTATTTACGTCATGAATCAGTCGCGATGTATTGGTTTTTGGTTGTGGCTTTAGGAATTGTGCTACCAATTTTGCAGGAATTTTTAATTACTGGATTTTTATTCAATTATGCGTTCAGACATAATACAATGCTAACGGCAATTTTAGGAATTGCGACCTCGGGTATTCTGTTCAGTGCGCTGAATTGGCAAACGACGGTTCCACTCTTAGTGATTAATGCAATCTTTGGCGCATTGTTTGCGTGGTCCTATCTCTATACCCAGACGTTGTGGATGCCGATTTACTTAGCGGTAGTCAACGGCATCATTTTGATGGTAATGATATAA
- a CDS encoding Hsp20/alpha crystallin family protein, with product MAQDLTNRHNNLFDAMNDWFDLPQKFFDDNEMAKLMQADVAENDKNYVVKVDMPGMDKEKINLNYNNGILSVSGSRKSFKDLSKDDSIIHRERSEGHISRSFRLPNVVASEIHAKYDKGVLTITLPKQNAGSNDNSISID from the coding sequence ATGGCACAAGATTTAACGAATCGTCACAATAACTTATTTGACGCAATGAATGATTGGTTTGACCTTCCACAGAAATTTTTTGATGATAACGAAATGGCAAAATTAATGCAGGCAGATGTTGCCGAAAACGACAAGAACTATGTTGTTAAGGTTGACATGCCCGGCATGGACAAAGAAAAGATTAATTTAAACTACAATAACGGGATTTTGAGCGTATCTGGCTCTAGAAAGTCATTCAAAGATTTGTCTAAAGATGACAGTATCATCCACCGTGAAAGAAGCGAAGGACACATTTCCCGTAGCTTTAGATTACCAAATGTAGTTGCAAGTGAGATTCATGCAAAGTATGATAAAGGTGTATTGACTATTACCCTGCCAAAGCAAAATGCTGGCAGCAATGATAACTCGATTTCAATCGATTAA
- a CDS encoding SLAP domain-containing protein: MAVIIISIYEVKYMKLSKKILLSSIASVLILGAGSPVSQRLKSTPVVAATTSNNNTLKLVHGAYVYNKKGQRLTKYRGSRYNTHLHKGTNIKYTGTIQPIEKDSKQYYLLNDDNYNQSWLPYKKIKGKYYYNISHGGYINAANVNKINGQPLYVANATVTVKPKDNHGFSGGYTGSGNDRTLVKPGQKLKVDCITKVPDGNSSSKVYRIAGTTDAFIYIGNIKIQPRQKLATYTMHTYVDLKQNSNAYSIATILNPAITNKNITLAKNEDIPVIREIYVWVPKDNKAELFYRLNYYSPEESGNYESAIQNQLFYVKAADTNYLSGPQLTPANTPEEARTDARIATAADKQDLQKLIDQEKIITASSNYKNKDYVNTYKVQYDRALKMAKDVNSSTSVSISEVKEAVWYLTMQQQALLNATKPFNGRIEGTMPVK, from the coding sequence ATGGCTGTAATTATTATTTCTATATATGAGGTAAAATACATGAAATTAAGCAAAAAAATCCTTCTTAGCTCTATTGCTAGTGTTTTAATTTTAGGAGCTGGATCCCCAGTATCACAGCGACTCAAATCTACACCCGTTGTTGCTGCAACAACATCCAACAATAACACTCTAAAATTAGTTCATGGAGCTTATGTTTATAATAAAAAAGGTCAACGCCTTACTAAATATCGTGGTAGCCGGTATAACACTCATTTACACAAAGGTACAAATATTAAATATACTGGAACTATCCAACCAATCGAAAAAGACAGCAAACAATACTACTTACTAAATGATGACAACTACAATCAATCATGGTTACCTTATAAAAAAATCAAGGGTAAATATTATTACAACATTAGTCATGGTGGTTACATTAATGCCGCCAATGTCAATAAGATCAACGGTCAACCTCTTTACGTTGCTAACGCTACTGTTACCGTTAAGCCTAAAGACAATCATGGCTTTTCTGGTGGGTATACTGGATCAGGGAATGATAGAACCCTAGTTAAACCTGGTCAGAAACTGAAAGTTGATTGCATTACTAAAGTTCCAGATGGTAATTCAAGCTCAAAAGTTTATCGTATAGCTGGTACAACTGATGCTTTTATTTATATTGGAAATATAAAAATTCAACCTCGTCAAAAATTAGCTACTTACACGATGCATACTTATGTCGATTTAAAGCAAAATAGTAATGCTTATAGCATTGCAACAATTCTTAATCCTGCAATTACTAATAAAAACATTACGCTTGCAAAAAATGAAGATATTCCTGTAATCAGAGAAATTTATGTTTGGGTACCTAAAGATAATAAAGCAGAATTATTTTATCGCTTAAATTATTACTCTCCTGAAGAATCTGGTAATTACGAAAGTGCAATCCAAAATCAACTGTTTTATGTCAAAGCAGCTGATACAAATTACTTATCAGGTCCCCAATTAACACCAGCTAATACCCCTGAAGAAGCTCGCACAGACGCTAGAATTGCAACAGCAGCTGACAAACAAGATCTACAAAAATTAATTGATCAAGAAAAAATAATTACAGCTAGTTCTAACTATAAAAATAAAGACTATGTAAATACTTATAAAGTTCAATATGATAGAGCCTTAAAAATGGCCAAAGATGTCAATTCTTCGACTTCAGTAAGCATTAGTGAGGTTAAAGAAGCTGTTTGGTATTTAACTATGCAACAGCAGGCTTTATTAAACGCTACAAAACCTTTCAATGGACGTATTGAAGGTACCATGCCCGTCAAATAA
- the trpS gene encoding tryptophan--tRNA ligase yields MDKKIILTGDRPTGKLHIGHYIGSLKNRVMLQNSGEYQPFIMIADTQALTDNARNPEKIRNSLIQVALDYLAVGIDPEISTIFVQSQISALFELTAYYMDLVTVSRLERNPTVKTEIKQKGFNDSIPVGFLNYPVSQAADITAFKAALVPAGDDQEPMIEQAREIVRTFNRVYNCDVLVEPKGYFPEDGSGRLPGLDGNAKMSKSLNNAIYLSDDAETVQKKVMSMYTDPDHVHVEDPGKIEGNTVFTYLDIFDPDKDKVAQLKADYQKGGLGDVKIKRYLNKVLEAELAPIRERRAKFAQDEDAVYEMLIEGSKKANAVANETLRQVRDAIGLNYFDKR; encoded by the coding sequence ATGGATAAGAAAATTATTTTAACAGGTGACCGCCCAACTGGAAAGCTTCACATTGGACACTACATTGGCTCGTTGAAGAACCGGGTAATGCTTCAAAATTCGGGTGAGTATCAACCATTTATCATGATTGCCGACACGCAAGCTTTGACTGACAATGCGCGCAATCCTGAAAAAATCCGCAACAGCCTTATTCAAGTAGCACTAGACTACCTAGCTGTTGGCATTGATCCAGAGATTTCCACGATTTTTGTGCAGTCACAAATTTCGGCATTGTTTGAGTTAACTGCTTACTACATGGACTTGGTAACTGTTAGCCGGCTCGAACGTAATCCAACTGTTAAAACCGAAATTAAGCAAAAGGGCTTTAACGATTCAATTCCAGTTGGCTTTTTGAACTATCCAGTTTCACAAGCAGCTGATATCACTGCCTTTAAGGCAGCACTTGTTCCCGCTGGTGACGATCAGGAACCAATGATTGAGCAAGCCCGGGAAATTGTGCGTACCTTTAACCGCGTGTACAATTGTGATGTCCTAGTTGAGCCGAAGGGTTATTTCCCAGAAGACGGCAGCGGTCGTTTGCCGGGACTTGATGGCAATGCCAAGATGTCCAAGTCATTAAACAATGCTATTTACTTGTCGGACGATGCGGAGACAGTGCAAAAGAAGGTTATGTCAATGTACACCGATCCAGATCACGTTCACGTTGAGGATCCGGGTAAGATTGAAGGCAATACTGTTTTCACATATCTTGATATTTTTGATCCTGATAAAGATAAGGTAGCGCAATTGAAGGCAGATTACCAAAAGGGTGGTCTGGGTGATGTCAAAATTAAACGTTACTTAAACAAAGTTTTGGAAGCAGAATTAGCACCAATTCGTGAGCGCCGAGCAAAATTTGCTCAAGATGAAGATGCTGTTTATGAAATGCTGATCGAGGGTTCAAAGAAGGCCAATGCAGTTGCTAACGAGACTTTGCGACAAGTTCGGGATGCAATTGGCTTAAATTACTTTGACAAGAGGTAA
- a CDS encoding SOS response-associated peptidase family protein: protein MCNQFQLPNLAEIKKYLVSDLNLPLTEPAVNLPQNQAVFPKKDAPVLLYQNSQLQLVPKSWGYPSPVDNKKVIFNARVERFFENKPSMWDSSFAKSRCIIITKQFWESGHQTYAVNGHTYHERYSFRDPNASLTLIAGIYQDDHFSMVTTKPNADMAPIHDRMPLIITAAELRRWLFQNFTSLIDRSQLPLAVKKMPQRK from the coding sequence ATGTGTAATCAATTCCAATTGCCTAATTTAGCAGAAATCAAAAAATATTTAGTATCCGACCTTAACTTACCGTTGACCGAGCCAGCGGTTAACCTCCCGCAAAATCAAGCTGTCTTTCCTAAAAAAGATGCACCTGTCTTGCTCTACCAAAATAGCCAATTACAATTAGTGCCTAAATCTTGGGGGTATCCTAGCCCAGTTGACAATAAAAAAGTGATTTTTAACGCCCGCGTTGAACGCTTTTTTGAAAATAAACCGTCGATGTGGGATTCATCCTTTGCCAAATCACGGTGCATTATCATTACCAAGCAATTCTGGGAATCTGGACATCAAACTTATGCAGTTAATGGTCACACCTATCATGAGCGCTATAGTTTTCGCGACCCCAATGCATCCCTAACTTTGATTGCCGGTATTTACCAAGACGACCATTTTTCAATGGTAACAACTAAGCCCAACGCTGACATGGCACCAATTCATGACCGGATGCCGTTAATCATTACCGCAGCAGAATTGCGCCGCTGGCTGTTTCAAAATTTTACTAGCCTGATTGATCGCAGTCAGCTGCCGTTAGCAGTTAAGAAAATGCCGCAGAGAAAGTAA
- a CDS encoding Y-family DNA polymerase has translation MYDYRYEPHRVIFMIDNKSFFASCEAIRLGLNPMKAVLAVLSHQPNTKFGSGLIMAASPLAKKKYGLTNVMRARDLPSKKQAPDLMLVEPHMNLYIKRSMQVLQIFRKYAAEEDIHVYSIDESMIDMTKSWHLFGDDPYLVARKIQQEIRQTLGLYTTCGIGENPLLAKLAMDLAAKHRRSMIAAWHYIDVPDTIWQIPNLEDVWGIGKRTAKRLRQLQINNMYDLAHTDPAILTKEFGVIGEQLFAMSWGVDRSIISDKFVPKMKHYGNSQVLMRDYTDQQEIEIVLREIGEQVAARIRAHQLQTGCVNLAVGFNQYQQDGQRKGFNVQQKIISTNDNDLLVAELVALFRKNWHGETVRTLGVSYSQLVPDTSQQLTFFLQPERQIKKRNFIMTVDKIRQRYGFTSLVKASSLLKGATAIQRSSLVGGHNGGNAYE, from the coding sequence ATGTATGATTATCGTTATGAACCGCATCGCGTAATTTTTATGATTGACAATAAGTCGTTCTTTGCTAGTTGTGAGGCGATTCGGCTTGGGCTTAATCCGATGAAGGCTGTTTTAGCAGTTTTGTCGCACCAACCAAATACTAAGTTTGGCTCGGGCTTAATTATGGCAGCGTCACCTTTGGCTAAGAAGAAATATGGCTTAACTAATGTGATGCGTGCGCGTGATTTGCCGTCTAAAAAGCAAGCGCCAGATTTAATGCTGGTCGAGCCGCATATGAACCTTTATATCAAGCGTAGTATGCAGGTCTTGCAGATTTTCCGTAAGTACGCAGCAGAGGAAGACATTCATGTTTACTCAATCGATGAAAGTATGATTGACATGACTAAATCATGGCACTTATTTGGCGATGACCCCTATCTTGTTGCTCGCAAAATTCAACAAGAAATCCGCCAAACTTTGGGGCTGTACACAACTTGCGGAATTGGTGAAAATCCTTTACTGGCGAAGTTGGCGATGGATCTTGCCGCTAAGCACCGGCGCTCAATGATTGCGGCGTGGCACTATATTGATGTGCCAGATACAATTTGGCAGATTCCTAATCTTGAAGATGTTTGGGGAATTGGCAAACGAACGGCGAAGCGATTGCGGCAGTTGCAGATTAATAATATGTATGACTTGGCCCACACTGATCCCGCGATTTTGACTAAAGAATTTGGCGTGATTGGTGAGCAGCTGTTTGCCATGAGTTGGGGTGTTGACCGCAGTATTATCAGCGACAAGTTTGTTCCCAAAATGAAGCACTACGGCAATTCACAGGTTTTAATGCGGGATTATACGGACCAACAAGAGATTGAGATTGTCTTGCGTGAAATTGGTGAACAGGTGGCAGCGCGGATTCGGGCGCACCAGTTGCAGACGGGGTGTGTTAATTTGGCAGTTGGCTTTAACCAGTATCAGCAGGATGGTCAGCGGAAAGGCTTTAATGTTCAACAGAAGATCATCTCAACTAACGATAATGACTTGCTAGTAGCAGAGCTAGTGGCACTTTTTCGTAAAAATTGGCATGGCGAGACCGTTCGAACTTTGGGCGTTAGTTATAGTCAGTTAGTGCCCGATACTAGTCAGCAGCTGACTTTCTTCTTGCAGCCAGAGCGCCAGATTAAAAAGCGCAATTTTATTATGACAGTTGATAAAATTCGCCAAAGGTATGGCTTTACCAGTTTAGTTAAGGCTTCAAGTTTACTAAAGGGGGCAACGGCAATTCAGCGGAGCAGCCTTGTGGGCGGACATAACGGCGGGAATGCTTATGAGTGA
- a CDS encoding C1 family peptidase, giving the protein MNHQLSFQELAKYSADFNKQPQNQVIARATQKNGIFAASYNEQKASNDLNRVFSTELDVGQVTAQKHSGRCWEFAALNVLRHYFGKKYHTKDFTFSQSYNFFWDKIERANIFYNNIIKTADQDLDSRTVRKYLASAGQDGGHWQLAAALVQKYGVVPSYAMPESFNANNTDALKMALGKKMCKDALVLRQLKQAGKDSEVVQTQDRFLSEIYRMTAIAVGEPPKKFDLEYRDDNKKYHLDKDLTPQTFYQKYLGDLDLDDYVVLTNSPNHEYNKLYGYSADNNVAGLCEIKLLNVPMTYLADATIKQLKDGEAVWFGNDVLHELDRPQGYLDSQLYQMSSLFDVDLKMSKADRLRTGEANFSHAMTFVGVDEDQGEVRRWKVENSWGNQVGKNGYFVMSNDWFNDYVYEVAVHKKYLTPEQLALAEGPIAEDLPVWDPLG; this is encoded by the coding sequence ATGAACCATCAACTATCATTTCAAGAATTGGCAAAATATTCTGCTGACTTCAATAAGCAACCGCAAAATCAGGTTATTGCTCGTGCTACCCAAAAGAATGGCATTTTCGCAGCTTCCTATAATGAACAAAAAGCCAGTAATGACCTTAACCGTGTCTTCTCGACAGAACTTGATGTCGGTCAAGTTACAGCACAAAAGCATTCCGGCCGCTGCTGGGAATTTGCCGCCCTCAATGTCCTGCGCCACTACTTTGGTAAAAAATACCACACCAAAGATTTTACTTTCTCACAAAGTTATAATTTTTTCTGGGATAAAATCGAACGCGCCAATATTTTTTACAACAACATTATTAAAACCGCAGACCAAGATCTCGACTCACGAACCGTGCGCAAGTATCTGGCAAGTGCTGGTCAAGACGGCGGCCATTGGCAATTAGCTGCTGCTTTAGTGCAAAAGTACGGCGTTGTCCCAAGTTACGCAATGCCAGAAAGCTTCAACGCTAACAATACCGATGCCTTGAAGATGGCTTTAGGCAAAAAAATGTGCAAGGATGCCTTAGTGCTGCGCCAATTAAAGCAAGCTGGCAAAGATTCCGAAGTTGTACAAACGCAAGATCGCTTTTTAAGCGAAATTTACCGTATGACGGCGATTGCTGTTGGCGAACCACCTAAAAAATTCGACTTAGAATACCGTGACGACAATAAAAAGTATCATCTGGACAAGGATTTAACGCCGCAGACATTCTATCAAAAGTATCTTGGCGACCTCGACTTAGACGACTACGTTGTCTTAACTAATTCGCCTAACCACGAATATAACAAGTTGTACGGCTATTCCGCTGATAATAATGTAGCTGGCTTATGTGAAATCAAGTTACTCAACGTGCCGATGACCTACCTTGCAGACGCAACAATTAAGCAGCTCAAGGATGGTGAAGCCGTCTGGTTTGGCAATGATGTTTTGCACGAATTAGACCGGCCACAAGGATACCTTGATTCGCAACTTTACCAAATGAGCAGCCTCTTTGATGTTGACTTAAAGATGTCCAAGGCTGATCGCCTGCGAACTGGCGAGGCTAACTTCTCACATGCTATGACTTTTGTTGGTGTTGATGAAGACCAAGGAGAAGTGCGCCGCTGGAAAGTTGAAAATTCCTGGGGCAACCAAGTCGGTAAGAATGGCTACTTTGTGATGAGCAATGATTGGTTTAACGACTACGTTTATGAAGTTGCTGTTCACAAAAAGTATTTAACACCAGAGCAATTAGCTCTAGCAGAAGGTCCAATTGCCGAAGATTTACCCGTTTGGGACCCATTAGGCTAA